From Acidobacteriota bacterium, one genomic window encodes:
- a CDS encoding ATP-binding protein: MEDLYELSPGNLQICESLVEIGLENNQPDCIEEFLLGKAEKHVEDSERLGCIYLTLGNLNSYLNQNDRALTYLELAAVILSKCGDESTERKSPAKTESRAGGRQKGTALKDELKVSHFKCFGSDPQGFDRIAPFNIIIGRNNSGKSSLLDLLTYVTKNKFNIPRTLWNGDESPVILGRANLPEYVVKSVFRKNHSGGGVPGNHWEYGKQLVGTSLRWRLNGENRFVSIDNCSTGDRPLDNLKDRHTYETEMANQMPNPLSGRIFSRIVAERNIVSESATANLTVNGDGSGVTNLIQSFINKSNLPSSIVEQSLLEDLNRIFQPDTVFSRIGCQQLENDNWEIFLDEEQKGRIPLSQSGSGIKTVIIF; the protein is encoded by the coding sequence ATGGAGGATCTCTACGAATTATCTCCGGGAAATCTTCAAATCTGCGAGAGTCTGGTTGAGATTGGCCTCGAGAATAATCAACCCGATTGCATCGAAGAATTCCTTCTTGGAAAAGCCGAAAAACATGTTGAGGATTCTGAGAGACTAGGTTGCATTTACCTTACATTGGGCAACTTAAACAGTTACTTAAATCAGAACGATCGCGCTTTGACTTATTTGGAGTTGGCCGCGGTCATATTGAGCAAATGCGGTGACGAGAGCACCGAGCGCAAATCACCCGCGAAAACCGAGAGCCGTGCAGGGGGGCGGCAAAAAGGAACTGCGCTTAAAGATGAACTCAAAGTCTCGCATTTCAAATGCTTTGGTAGCGATCCTCAGGGTTTTGATCGCATCGCGCCGTTCAACATCATCATCGGACGGAACAATTCAGGAAAATCATCACTGCTCGATCTTCTCACATACGTGACCAAAAACAAGTTCAATATCCCAAGGACGTTATGGAACGGCGACGAATCACCGGTCATTCTTGGAAGGGCGAACTTGCCGGAATATGTTGTGAAAAGTGTGTTTCGAAAGAATCATAGTGGAGGGGGAGTTCCGGGAAATCACTGGGAATATGGAAAGCAATTGGTCGGCACTTCTTTACGTTGGCGACTGAACGGTGAAAATCGATTTGTCTCAATCGATAATTGCTCAACTGGTGATCGTCCGCTTGATAATCTCAAAGATCGGCATACGTACGAGACCGAAATGGCCAATCAGATGCCGAACCCACTCTCCGGGCGTATTTTTAGTCGCATCGTTGCCGAACGAAACATTGTTTCCGAATCTGCAACGGCGAACCTTACTGTTAACGGCGACGGATCCGGCGTTACGAATCTAATTCAGAGTTTCATCAATAAGTCCAATTTGCCAAGCTCAATTGTCGAACAATCATTGTTAGAGGATCTCAATCGAATTTTCCAGCCGGACACGGTTTTTTCCCGGATTGGATGCCAACAGTTGGAAAATGATAACTGGGAGATCTTCCTAGATGAAGAACAAAAAGGGAGAATCCCGCTTTCGCAATCTGGAAGCGGTATCAAAACCGTTATCATCTTCTAG
- a CDS encoding type IV pilus twitching motility protein PilT: MNNEQQNHELTITLPDLLRKMTDMGGSDLHLSTNSAPQVRVHGHLAPIQGFDTLTPADTKRLAYSVLTDAQKHRFEENLELDFSFGLKGMSRFRANLFNQKGAVGAVFRAIPYEIKSFDALGLPPIVSDLCKKPRGLVLVTGPTGSGKSTTLAAMIDKINVERNDHILTIEDPIEFLHNHKNCLVNQREVNADTHGFANALKTALRQDPDVVLVGEMRDLETIEMALRIAETGHLTFATLHTNSAYSTINRIIDVFPAEQQAQVRTQLSLVLEGILCQSLLPKSTGDGRCMALEVLIPNSAIRNLIREDKIHQIYSMMQTGQDKFGMQTFNQALATLFHKRQITLEVAMQRSSNPDELKEIIDRGSGLNQSFAGGGRPPSGPGSPYMQGRGIGQRPPVRG, translated from the coding sequence ATGAACAACGAACAACAAAACCACGAACTGACCATCACTCTTCCGGACCTGCTCCGGAAAATGACCGATATGGGCGGCTCTGACCTCCATCTTTCGACCAATTCGGCGCCGCAGGTTCGGGTACACGGTCATCTGGCTCCGATTCAGGGCTTCGATACGTTGACGCCCGCCGACACCAAACGCCTCGCCTATTCGGTTCTGACCGACGCCCAGAAGCATCGTTTCGAAGAGAACCTCGAACTCGACTTCTCATTCGGCCTTAAGGGAATGTCCCGTTTCCGCGCCAACCTTTTCAATCAGAAAGGCGCCGTCGGCGCGGTTTTTCGCGCGATCCCGTATGAGATCAAATCGTTCGACGCGCTCGGACTTCCGCCGATCGTCTCGGATCTCTGCAAGAAACCGCGCGGACTCGTACTCGTTACAGGACCGACCGGTTCCGGTAAATCGACGACGCTCGCGGCGATGATCGACAAGATCAACGTCGAACGAAATGATCACATTCTTACGATCGAGGATCCGATCGAATTCCTGCACAACCACAAGAACTGCCTCGTCAATCAGCGCGAGGTCAACGCTGACACGCACGGATTCGCAAACGCACTCAAGACCGCGTTGCGGCAAGATCCGGACGTCGTGCTCGTCGGTGAAATGCGTGATCTCGAAACGATCGAAATGGCATTGCGCATCGCGGAAACGGGTCACCTGACCTTCGCCACGCTCCACACCAACTCCGCGTATTCGACCATCAACCGCATCATCGACGTCTTTCCGGCCGAACAGCAGGCGCAGGTACGCACGCAGCTCTCGCTCGTTCTCGAAGGAATTCTCTGTCAATCGCTGCTTCCTAAATCCACGGGCGACGGCCGCTGTATGGCCCTCGAGGTTTTGATCCCCAATTCGGCGATCCGCAATTTGATCCGCGAGGACAAAATCCACCAGATCTATTCGATGATGCAGACCGGACAGGACAAGTTCGGGATGCAGACATTCAACCAAGCGCTTGCGACCCTTTTCCATAAGCGTCAGATCACTCTTGAAGTTGCGATGCAGCGAAGCTCGAACCCGGATGAGCTCAAGGAGATCATCGACCGCGGTTCGGGACTCAATCAATCATTCGCCGGCGGAGGAAGGCCGCCGAGTGGTCCGGGAAGCCCGTATATGCAGGGCCGTGGAATCGGGCAGCGCCCGCCGGTACGCGGCTAA
- a CDS encoding type II secretion system F family protein, with product MPTFAFKGRNRLNEMVSGERDAANQDELRALLRREQIVMTQASEKGREIAIPKLGRSKKVGAKELAVFTRQFSVMIDAGLPLVQCLDILAEQQQNPFFKDVLRQVRQNVEEGATLFSALEKHPKVFDGLYTHMVEAGETGGVLDLILQRLATLIEKVVKLRRSIVSASIYPAAVVFVAIAAVAVIMVVVIPQFEAIFIGLLGPGEALPLPTRIVMGISNFLAGWGGLGLLAALIGTVFGLKAYYKTPKGRWHMDTVFLKLPIFGSILRKIAVARFSRILSTLLSSGVPILQSLDITAKTAGNVVIEDAILKVRAGVERGENFVEPLKATDVFPHMVGQMVGVGEQTGALDAMLGKIADFYEDEVDTAIADLLALIEPVLIAFLGITIGSIVISMYLPLFTLIGKLAGGAK from the coding sequence ATGCCAACATTTGCTTTCAAAGGTCGTAACCGCCTGAACGAAATGGTTTCCGGCGAAAGAGACGCCGCCAATCAGGACGAACTGCGCGCATTGCTTCGCCGCGAGCAGATCGTGATGACGCAAGCCTCGGAAAAGGGCCGCGAGATCGCGATCCCGAAACTCGGCCGCAGCAAAAAGGTCGGAGCCAAGGAGCTTGCGGTGTTCACACGCCAGTTTTCGGTGATGATCGACGCGGGTCTGCCGCTCGTTCAATGTCTCGACATTCTCGCCGAACAACAGCAGAATCCATTCTTTAAGGACGTTTTGCGTCAGGTGCGTCAGAACGTTGAAGAAGGCGCAACGCTCTTCAGCGCGCTTGAAAAGCACCCGAAGGTCTTCGACGGGTTGTACACCCATATGGTCGAAGCGGGCGAAACGGGCGGTGTGCTCGATCTCATCCTTCAGCGCCTCGCAACATTGATCGAGAAGGTCGTGAAACTGCGCCGCAGCATCGTTTCCGCCTCGATCTATCCGGCCGCCGTCGTCTTCGTCGCGATCGCCGCCGTCGCGGTCATTATGGTGGTCGTTATCCCGCAGTTCGAAGCGATCTTCATCGGGCTTCTCGGCCCGGGAGAAGCACTGCCGCTCCCGACGCGGATCGTGATGGGTATCAGTAATTTTCTGGCCGGATGGGGCGGATTGGGACTTCTCGCCGCATTGATCGGCACAGTTTTCGGTCTAAAAGCGTATTACAAGACGCCGAAGGGCCGCTGGCATATGGACACCGTGTTCCTCAAACTTCCGATCTTCGGCAGTATTCTGAGAAAGATCGCGGTGGCCCGATTCTCGCGCATCCTTTCAACGCTTTTGTCGTCCGGCGTGCCGATCTTGCAGTCGCTCGACATTACGGCGAAGACCGCCGGCAACGTGGTCATAGAAGACGCCATCCTGAAAGTTCGGGCCGGCGTTGAACGCGGCGAGAATTTCGTCGAGCCGCTGAAAGCGACGGATGTCTTCCCGCATATGGTTGGACAGATGGTCGGCGTTGGCGAACAGACGGGCGCGCTCGACGCGATGCTCGGAAAGATCGCCGACTTTTACGAAGACGAGGTCGATACGGCGATCGCCGACTTGCTCGCGTTGATCGAGCCGGTGCTGATCGCGTTCCTCGGAATCACGATCGGTTCGATCGTCATCTCGATGTACCTTCCGCTCTTCACGCTCATCGGCAAACTCGCCGGCGGCGCGAAGTAA
- a CDS encoding beta-galactosidase produces the protein MIFRSMILTMLLAIVAGAQARHSFGVSKTEFLLDGEPFQIRGCELHPARIPHEYWRFRIRMAKALGCNSISVYIFWNFHEDAAGRFDFVSPQKNIGRFLKMIQAEGMWALLRPGPYVCAEWDFGGIPARLLAIPDIKIRGMDPRYIAAVKRYFAAFAPTVRSNLITNGGNVLMVQIENEYGSYGNDKRYLELLRSEWKRLGVNVPFYTADGATPYMLEAGNIDGAVIGLDSGSNDKDFEQAYKRNPNVPAFSSESYPGWLTHWGEKWAKPDPNEILGELEYLMSKKRSFCLYVAHGGTNFGFWAGANAANPTQYQPDVTSYDYDAPIDERGQPTEKFFKIRDLIARHLGESLPEPDSPLPMVEIPKLELKGAGSLFDLRLASKNVVQPVPMESLGQYTGLISYKTKLIGHKSGKLKIWEPHDFALVYLDGKLIKTVYRDGGDWTVDLPRTDSAMPELEIVVEAMGRINYGQFMIDRKGITDRVTLNNMTLMDWKVTQYPMDETFVARALKSLQANSDPARGLNFYRASFDLDKTGDAFIDTTGWKKGMVYVNGHNLGRFWEIGPQTKLYCPASWLREGRNEIIVFDLIRTP, from the coding sequence ATGATTTTTCGATCGATGATTCTGACGATGCTGCTCGCGATCGTCGCGGGCGCGCAGGCGCGGCACAGTTTCGGAGTCTCCAAGACCGAATTCCTGCTCGACGGGGAGCCGTTTCAGATTCGCGGATGCGAGCTCCATCCGGCCCGGATCCCTCACGAATACTGGCGTTTTCGAATTCGGATGGCGAAGGCGCTCGGGTGCAACTCGATCTCGGTCTACATCTTCTGGAACTTCCACGAAGATGCCGCGGGTCGATTCGATTTCGTTTCGCCTCAAAAGAACATCGGACGGTTTCTGAAGATGATTCAGGCCGAAGGTATGTGGGCGCTGCTCCGTCCCGGGCCGTACGTCTGCGCCGAATGGGACTTCGGCGGGATTCCGGCGCGGCTTCTCGCGATTCCCGACATCAAGATCCGCGGGATGGATCCGCGATACATCGCGGCCGTCAAACGCTATTTCGCCGCTTTCGCGCCAACCGTGAGATCGAACCTGATCACCAACGGCGGAAACGTCCTGATGGTCCAGATCGAGAACGAATACGGAAGCTACGGCAACGACAAACGTTATCTGGAACTGTTGCGTTCCGAATGGAAGCGGCTCGGCGTCAATGTGCCATTCTACACCGCGGACGGCGCGACTCCGTACATGCTAGAGGCGGGAAACATCGACGGCGCCGTGATCGGGCTCGATTCGGGTTCGAACGACAAGGACTTCGAGCAGGCTTACAAGCGCAATCCGAACGTGCCGGCGTTCTCGAGCGAGAGCTATCCCGGATGGCTGACGCATTGGGGCGAGAAATGGGCAAAACCTGATCCGAATGAGATCCTCGGCGAACTCGAATATCTGATGTCGAAGAAGCGCTCGTTTTGTCTTTACGTCGCGCACGGCGGAACGAATTTCGGCTTTTGGGCCGGCGCGAACGCCGCCAACCCGACGCAATATCAGCCGGATGTGACGAGTTACGACTACGACGCGCCGATTGACGAGCGCGGCCAACCGACCGAGAAGTTTTTCAAGATCCGAGACCTGATCGCGCGGCATTTGGGCGAATCATTGCCGGAACCGGACTCGCCGCTCCCGATGGTCGAGATCCCGAAGTTGGAACTCAAAGGCGCGGGAAGTCTGTTCGATCTTCGCCTTGCGTCGAAGAACGTCGTGCAGCCCGTCCCGATGGAATCGCTCGGCCAGTACACGGGGCTTATCTCATACAAAACAAAGCTGATCGGGCACAAGAGCGGGAAACTCAAGATCTGGGAGCCCCACGACTTCGCGCTGGTTTATCTTGACGGAAAGCTGATCAAAACCGTCTACCGCGACGGCGGCGACTGGACGGTCGATCTGCCGAGGACCGATTCCGCGATGCCGGAGCTCGAGATCGTCGTCGAAGCGATGGGCCGAATCAATTACGGCCAGTTTATGATCGACCGCAAAGGGATCACCGACCGCGTGACGCTCAACAATATGACGCTGATGGATTGGAAGGTGACGCAGTATCCGATGGACGAAACGTTCGTCGCGCGCGCGTTGAAATCGCTGCAGGCCAACTCCGATCCGGCCCGCGGTCTCAACTTCTATCGCGCATCGTTCGACCTCGACAAGACCGGCGACGCCTTCATCGACACGACCGGCTGGAAAAAAGGGATGGTCTACGTCAATGGCCACAACCTCGGCCGCTTCTGGGAGATCGGCCCGCAGACCAAGCTCTACTGCCCCGCGTCCTGGCTTAGGGAAGGCAGGAACGAAATCATCGTGTTTGATTTGATTCGAACGCCGTAG
- the pilB gene encoding type IV-A pilus assembly ATPase PilB, with product MSAKLGEILVRENLITSQQLLEALDYQRTNGGRLGSNLIKLGIISDDVITAVLSRQYGVPSINLELFQIEDETIKLISQEVALKYTVLPISKVGATLTLAMADPTNVFAMDDIKFMTGLNVEPVIASEASLQTGITRYYSSSKAIDVVMAGQDDFSKIASKLSRNGNGNGNGAKVDQKLSDADLNVSLDKFKFDGNVTGELEVIEENEEIDLAALAQQSEDAPVVRLVNVLLVDSLRRGASDIHVEPYEKDFRIRFRIDGILYDVMHPPMKMRDALISRLKIMSKLDISEKRLPQDGRIKIKVRIDNRSRELDFRVSTLPTLFGEKVVLRLLDKDKLMLDMTKLGFEEASLEKFQRNIFKPYGMVLVTGPTGSGKTNTLYSALQSLNTPETNIMTAEDPVEFNLPGINQVQMKEQIGLNFAAALRSFLRQDPNIVLVGEIRDFETAEIAIKAALTGHLVLSTLHTNDAPSTISRMVNMGIEPFLVATSVNLIQAQRLIRRICKDCKEEIHVPPEGLIEVGFPAEEAETLKLYKGRGCQTCNGTGFKGRVGLYEVMEINDELRELIIIGASAIELRRKAMENGMISLRESGLHKIRAGITTIEEVVKETVL from the coding sequence ATGTCAGCAAAACTTGGGGAAATTCTTGTCCGTGAAAACCTGATCACGTCTCAGCAATTGCTTGAGGCGCTTGATTACCAACGCACCAACGGCGGTCGCCTCGGTTCGAACCTGATCAAGCTCGGGATCATATCGGACGATGTCATCACCGCGGTTCTCTCGCGGCAATACGGCGTTCCTTCGATCAACCTCGAACTCTTCCAGATCGAGGACGAGACGATCAAATTGATCTCGCAGGAAGTGGCGCTGAAATACACGGTTTTGCCGATCTCAAAGGTTGGCGCGACGCTCACGCTCGCAATGGCCGACCCGACGAACGTCTTCGCGATGGACGACATCAAGTTCATGACCGGACTAAATGTCGAACCGGTGATCGCCTCCGAAGCCTCGCTCCAGACCGGCATTACGCGCTATTACAGTTCATCGAAAGCGATCGATGTCGTGATGGCGGGTCAGGACGACTTCTCGAAGATCGCGTCGAAACTCTCGCGCAACGGCAACGGCAACGGCAACGGTGCCAAGGTCGATCAGAAACTCTCGGACGCCGATCTCAACGTTTCGCTCGATAAATTCAAATTCGACGGCAATGTTACCGGAGAACTCGAAGTGATCGAGGAAAACGAGGAGATCGATCTCGCTGCGCTGGCGCAGCAAAGTGAAGACGCGCCGGTCGTCCGGCTCGTCAACGTTCTTCTCGTCGACAGCCTGCGCCGCGGCGCATCCGACATTCACGTTGAACCGTATGAAAAGGATTTCCGCATTCGGTTCCGCATCGACGGCATTCTCTACGATGTAATGCATCCGCCGATGAAGATGCGCGACGCCTTGATCTCGCGTTTGAAAATTATGTCGAAGCTCGACATTTCAGAAAAACGCCTGCCGCAGGACGGACGCATCAAGATCAAGGTCAGGATCGACAATCGCTCGCGCGAGCTCGATTTTCGCGTCTCAACGCTGCCGACGCTCTTCGGTGAAAAGGTCGTGCTTCGTCTCCTCGACAAAGACAAATTGATGCTCGATATGACCAAACTCGGCTTCGAAGAAGCGAGTTTGGAGAAGTTCCAACGCAATATCTTCAAGCCGTACGGAATGGTGCTCGTGACCGGCCCGACTGGCTCCGGTAAGACGAACACGCTTTACTCCGCGCTGCAGTCGCTGAACACGCCCGAAACGAACATTATGACAGCCGAGGACCCGGTCGAATTCAATCTTCCGGGCATCAATCAGGTTCAGATGAAGGAACAGATCGGCTTGAACTTCGCTGCGGCGCTTCGATCCTTCCTTCGCCAGGATCCGAACATCGTCCTCGTCGGCGAAATCCGGGACTTCGAAACCGCCGAGATCGCCATCAAAGCCGCCTTGACCGGACACCTTGTGCTTTCGACTCTCCACACCAACGACGCGCCTTCGACGATCTCACGTATGGTCAATATGGGCATCGAACCGTTTCTCGTCGCGACGTCGGTCAATCTCATTCAGGCCCAACGCCTCATCCGCCGAATCTGCAAGGACTGCAAAGAGGAGATCCACGTCCCGCCCGAAGGTCTGATCGAGGTTGGATTTCCGGCCGAAGAAGCAGAAACCCTCAAATTGTACAAAGGCAGAGGCTGCCAGACCTGCAATGGCACCGGCTTCAAGGGCCGCGTCGGCCTCTACGAGGTTATGGAGATCAATGATGAACTCCGCGAACTCATTATCATCGGCGCAAGCGCGATCGAACTCCGTCGCAAAGCGATGGAAAACGGAATGATCAGCCTGCGTGAATCGGGGCTTCATAAGATCCGAGCGGGAATCACAACGATCGAGGAAGTGGTGAAGGAAACTGTTCTGTAA
- a CDS encoding glycosyl hydrolase → MSKKLFLLFVIISTVLNISALAQTDDFNKAFAPVKWRSIGPFRGGRSVASVGVPGDPKTYYMGTTGGGVWKTDDAGITWRNITDGFFRTGTIGAIAVADSDPNVIYVGTGEHAVRGVMTHGGDGVYKSTDAGKTWKKIGLALSQHISRIIVHPKNPDVVWVAAQGALYSSSKERGIYKSTDGGATWKNTLFVDEKTGAAELSMDMNNPRIMYAAMWEHGRLPWKVISGGPGSGLYKSTDSGETWTKMKDGLPEVMGKMAIAVSRSNPEKVYALIEGDSNTDARGLYVSNDAGESWRQVTNDNRLVQRAWYYIELFIDPKNENTIYVLSAPCLRSNDGGKTWENLGGTHGDFHDLWINPDNPNNMIISNDGGAAISFNKGRTWSTQANMPTGQFYRINVDNQFPYRIYGGQQDYSSIMIASAEFGSGGISAASATPSAGGESAFLAFDPDNPRYVLGGSYQGTIEVVDTKAKAATNIMAAPIQYLSMDAKDMKYRFNWNAPIIWSKWEPNTYYHGSQFLLKTSDLGKTWKEVSPDLTRNEKEKQGKGGGPLTNEAVGAENYGTLAYVIESPHEKGVIWTGSDDGLVQLTRDGGATWKNVTPPGLVECLINAIDISPHDKGTAYIATTRYKFNDHRPGLYKTTDYGATWTNIDAGIPADAFTRVVREDEVRKDLLFAGTELGLFISWNGGKNWSPFQLNLPVAPITDLRVHKGNLIASTSGRAFWILDDLSLLRQYKKEMAAFSVYRPDNAYIANFGSELDDTDDEFTGANRLRGVNPANGIVIYYNLPELKKTDHISLEVRDAAGNLVNTFSSAPDKSYRRWDGGPRPESTLDKSAGLNRFVWDMRYPTMPGVPGVYIEASYAGHKASPGKYTFTIKSGDQKVMTEAEILANPLYSTTPAQYAEFHQLMSSMESELTTMHRTVNSIFEKQKRLELLLGALGDDAKFASVKKAGEELVKKMKAWDDDMVQRKAKAYDDVENYPNKFTANYMYLINQTESDLPRVGQPSLDLLKQYNAEWAVLRSRGNEILDKDIPALNKMLWEAGKGAIW, encoded by the coding sequence ATGTCAAAGAAACTTTTTCTGCTGTTCGTCATAATCTCGACCGTTCTCAACATCTCGGCACTTGCCCAAACCGATGATTTCAACAAAGCCTTCGCACCAGTCAAATGGCGCTCGATCGGGCCGTTTCGCGGCGGACGTTCGGTAGCGTCCGTTGGCGTTCCGGGCGATCCGAAGACATATTATATGGGCACGACCGGCGGCGGCGTCTGGAAAACGGATGATGCCGGAATAACCTGGCGGAACATCACCGACGGTTTCTTCAGGACCGGAACGATCGGCGCGATCGCCGTCGCCGACAGCGATCCGAACGTGATTTATGTCGGCACCGGCGAGCACGCGGTCCGCGGCGTGATGACCCACGGCGGCGACGGCGTTTACAAGTCGACCGACGCCGGCAAGACTTGGAAAAAGATCGGACTCGCGCTCAGCCAGCACATCTCGCGGATCATCGTTCATCCGAAGAATCCGGATGTTGTTTGGGTCGCCGCGCAAGGAGCGCTTTACAGTTCGTCGAAAGAGCGCGGAATCTACAAATCGACCGACGGCGGCGCCACTTGGAAGAACACGCTCTTCGTCGATGAAAAGACCGGCGCGGCCGAACTCTCGATGGATATGAACAACCCGCGGATAATGTACGCGGCGATGTGGGAACACGGCCGTCTGCCGTGGAAGGTCATCAGCGGCGGCCCGGGCAGCGGTTTATACAAATCGACGGACAGCGGTGAAACCTGGACGAAAATGAAAGACGGTTTGCCCGAGGTGATGGGCAAGATGGCGATCGCGGTCAGCCGTTCGAATCCCGAAAAGGTTTACGCGCTGATCGAGGGCGATTCAAATACCGACGCCCGAGGGCTTTATGTTTCGAACGATGCGGGCGAAAGCTGGCGGCAGGTGACGAACGACAACCGGCTCGTTCAACGCGCCTGGTATTACATCGAACTGTTCATCGATCCGAAAAACGAAAATACCATCTACGTTCTCAGCGCCCCGTGCCTCAGATCGAACGACGGTGGCAAGACCTGGGAGAACCTCGGCGGGACGCACGGCGATTTCCACGATTTGTGGATCAATCCCGACAACCCGAACAATATGATCATCTCCAACGATGGCGGCGCGGCGATCAGCTTCAACAAAGGGCGGACCTGGAGCACGCAGGCGAATATGCCGACCGGCCAATTTTATCGCATCAACGTCGACAATCAGTTTCCTTACCGGATCTACGGCGGCCAGCAGGATTACTCGTCGATTATGATCGCGAGCGCCGAGTTCGGCAGCGGCGGAATTTCGGCCGCAAGCGCTACGCCGTCTGCGGGCGGTGAAAGCGCGTTTCTCGCATTCGATCCCGACAATCCGCGCTACGTTCTCGGCGGAAGCTATCAGGGCACGATCGAGGTGGTCGATACGAAGGCAAAGGCGGCGACGAACATAATGGCGGCGCCCATCCAGTATCTTTCGATGGACGCGAAGGATATGAAGTACCGATTTAACTGGAATGCGCCGATCATTTGGAGCAAATGGGAGCCGAATACCTATTATCACGGCTCGCAGTTTTTGCTGAAGACGAGCGATCTCGGCAAGACCTGGAAGGAAGTCTCGCCGGACCTGACACGCAACGAGAAGGAAAAGCAGGGCAAAGGCGGAGGTCCGCTGACGAACGAAGCGGTCGGCGCCGAGAACTACGGAACGCTCGCTTATGTTATTGAATCGCCACACGAGAAGGGCGTGATCTGGACCGGGAGCGATGACGGACTCGTCCAACTGACGCGTGACGGCGGCGCGACCTGGAAGAACGTGACGCCGCCCGGACTCGTCGAGTGTCTGATCAACGCGATCGATATTTCGCCGCACGACAAAGGGACGGCTTACATTGCGACGACGCGTTACAAGTTCAACGATCACCGGCCGGGTCTCTACAAGACGACCGATTACGGTGCGACCTGGACTAATATCGACGCCGGAATCCCTGCCGACGCGTTCACCCGCGTCGTGCGCGAGGACGAGGTTCGCAAAGACCTTCTGTTTGCCGGAACCGAACTCGGTTTGTTCATCTCCTGGAATGGAGGCAAGAACTGGTCGCCGTTCCAGTTGAACCTGCCGGTCGCGCCGATCACCGATCTGCGCGTTCACAAGGGAAATCTGATCGCTTCAACATCGGGGCGCGCATTCTGGATCCTTGACGATCTCAGCCTTTTGCGACAGTACAAAAAGGAAATGGCGGCATTCTCGGTCTATAGACCGGACAATGCTTACATTGCGAACTTCGGCAGCGAACTCGACGACACTGACGACGAGTTTACGGGTGCCAACCGTCTGCGCGGGGTGAATCCGGCGAACGGAATCGTTATTTACTACAACCTGCCGGAGCTAAAAAAGACCGACCATATCTCGTTGGAGGTTCGCGACGCAGCCGGCAATCTCGTAAACACGTTCTCGTCGGCGCCGGACAAATCTTACAGGCGCTGGGACGGAGGGCCGCGACCGGAATCGACGTTGGATAAATCGGCCGGGCTGAACCGTTTCGTGTGGGATATGCGATATCCGACAATGCCGGGCGTACCGGGCGTTTACATCGAGGCGAGTTATGCCGGGCACAAAGCGTCGCCCGGCAAATACACCTTCACGATCAAGTCCGGTGATCAGAAAGTGATGACCGAAGCAGAGATCCTGGCGAATCCGCTCTATTCGACGACGCCGGCGCAATATGCCGAGTTTCATCAGCTGATGTCTTCGATGGAAAGCGAATTGACGACGATGCACCGCACGGTCAACAGTATCTTCGAGAAGCAGAAACGGCTCGAATTGCTCCTCGGCGCACTCGGAGACGACGCGAAGTTCGCCTCGGTCAAGAAGGCCGGGGAAGAACTCGTAAAGAAGATGAAGGCCTGGGATGACGATATGGTTCAACGCAAAGCCAAGGCCTACGACGACGTCGAGAACTATCCGAACAAGTTCACCGCGAACTATATGTACCTGATCAATCAGACGGAAAGCGACCTGCCGCGCGTCGGCCAGCCGTCGCTCGATCTGCTGAAGCAGTACAACGCCGAATGGGCCGTTTTGAGATCGCGCGGGAACGAAATTCTTGACAAAGACATTCCGGCGCTCAACAAAATGCTCTGGGAAGCCGGAAAAGGCGCGATCTGGTGA